One stretch of Armigeres subalbatus isolate Guangzhou_Male chromosome 2, GZ_Asu_2, whole genome shotgun sequence DNA includes these proteins:
- the LOC134211494 gene encoding G2/mitotic-specific cyclin-B, with amino-acid sequence MATHFRIAKTDENDAARVQAKKVLKEPAVGKRAVLGELGNKVLKNVDNGKCKDGVFKSTDATFKNIKPRVDTHWKKTDGPITIFPVSKPVTRSDSLKGLNNVGLKKQSKTTTSVVAAAQKKVVQVTKGTEVKKVKVVNLKREESRLTRRSLTKLKQLKKQTDSSSSTSSLTTNSDDDDEYKIEKPDSPDSHSHKLIEEVENIDVNDAWNPMLVSEYVNDIYDYLNSLEETFAIRENFLESHKQINHKMRTILIDWINEVQYQYKLEIDTYHMTVSIIDRYLQLVVDTPKKELQLVGVTAMFIASKYEELFPPDIDDFVYITDDTYKKKQILDMEKQIVKVLDFHLGKPLPTHFLRRYSKAAKAADKNHLAAKYLIEMASIDYSTAHYKPSEIAAAALYISLSLFPVANNTELKVWTKTLEHYTHYNVQHITPIVQRLAKVVKNAPKMKVHAVHHKYQSSKFERISVQPEFQGTVMDQLIDGELNP; translated from the exons AATGACGCTGCCCGTGTTCAGGCGAAGAAAGTCTTGAAAGAACCAGCAGTCGGCAAAAGAGCCGTGCTGGGAGAACTAGGTAACAAAGTTCTGAAAAATGTGGACAATGGCAAATGTAAGGACGGTGTGTTCAAATCTACCGATGCGACATTTAAAAACATCAAACCCCGAGTGGATACCCACTGGAAGAAAACCGATGGCCCGATAACCATTTTCCCCGTTTCAAAACCGGTGACCCGCTCCGATTCACTCAAAGGCCTGAACAACGTCGGACtcaaaaaacaaagcaaaacaaCGACATCCGTTGTCGCCGCTGCCCAGAAAAAAGTGGTCCAAGTCACGAAGGGCACGGAAGTGAAGAAGGTGAAAGTGGTCAACCTGAAGCGAGAGGAAAGTCGTTTAACGCGGCGATCGCTTACCAAACTGAAACAGCTGAAGAAACAAACTGATAGTTCTTCCAGTACCTCGTCGTTGACAACGAATTCCGATGACGATGATGAATATAAAATAGAG AAGCCGGATTCTCCCGATTCCCATTCTCacaaattgatcgaagaagttGAGAACATTGATGTCAACGACGCTTGGAACCCTATGTTGGTATCGGAATACGTAAACGACATCTATGACTATTTGAACAGTTTAGAAGAAACGTTTGCTATTCGGGAGAATTTCCTCGAGAGCCATAAGCAG ATCAACCATAAAATGCGCACaattttgattgattggatCAATGAAGTGCAATATCAGTATAAACTTGAGATTGATACTTATCACATGACCGTTTCAATCATCGACAGGTACCTTCAG CTTGTCGTTGATACCCCCAAAAAGGAGTTGCAACTGGTTGGTGTGACGGCTATGTTTATCGCCTCCAAGTACGAGGAACTGTTCCCACCAGACATCGATGACTTTGTCTACATCACCGACGACACGTACAAGAAGAAACAAATTCTCGACATGGAGAAGCAAATCGTGAAAGTTTTGGATTTCCACCTCGGAAAACCGCTGCCTACACACTTTTTACGTCGCTATTCCAAGGCTGCCAAGGCCGCCGATAAAAACCACCTGGCGGCGAAGTACCTGATCGAGATGGCCAGCATCGATTACAGTACGGCACATTACAAGCCGTCCGAG ATTGCAGCGGCTGCATTGTACATATCGCTTAGCTTGTTCCCGGTAGCAAACAACACCGAGCTTAAAGTATGGACCAAAACGCTTGAGCATTACACGCACTACAATGTGCAGCACATAACACCGATCGTGCAACGGTTGGCCAAGGTAGTTAAGAATGCACCCAAGATGAAGGTACATGCCGTCCACCACAAGTACCAATCCAGCAAGTTCGAGAGGATTTCCGTGCAACCTGAGTTCCAGGGAACTGTAATGGACCAGTTGATAGATGGCGAACTGAACCCCTGA